Proteins encoded together in one Lutra lutra chromosome 4, mLutLut1.2, whole genome shotgun sequence window:
- the FPGT gene encoding fucose-1-phosphate guanylyltransferase isoform X1, protein MAAALAPLGVTLREATQRKLRRFSELRGKPVTAGEFWDIVAITAADEKQELAYKQQLSEKLKKKELPLGVQYHVFVDPAGVKIGNGGSTLCALRCLEKIYGNKWNSFTILLIHSGGYSQRLPNASALGKIFTALPFGNPIYQMLELKLAMYIDFPSHMNPGILVTCADDIELYSIGECEFIRFDKPGFTALAHPSSLTVGTTHGVFVLEPFDKLEYRDLEYRSCHRFLHKPSIEKMHQFDAVYRPGNISQQDFARGDTPSLKLDSEYVYTDSLFYMDHKSAKKLLAFYEKIGTLNCEIDAYGDFLQALGSGATVEYTRNTANVTKEEAELIDIRQRIFHLLKGTSLNVIVLNNSKFYHIGTTEEYLFHFTSDSSLKSELGLESIAFSTFSAIPESSGNTSCIIQSILDSRCSVATGSVVEYSRLGPDVSIGENCIISGCHIITAAVLPAYSFVCSLSLKMNGHLKYSTMAFGVQDNLKKNVKTLSDIKLLQFFGVCFLSCLDIWNLKVTEELFSGNKTCLSLWNARIFPVCSSLSDSVTVSLKMLNAIQKKSAFSLNNYKLLSIEEMLVYKDVEDMITYREQIFLEITLNTKKQSDLDTS, encoded by the exons ATGGCTGCTGCGCTTGCACCCCTTGGCGTAACTCTGCGAGAAGCCACCCAGCGAAAATTAAGGAGGTTTTCAGAGCTGAGAG GCAAACCTGTGACAGCTGGAGAATTCTGGGACATTGTTGCAATAACAGCAGCTGATGAAAAACAGGAGCTTGCTTATAAGCAACAGCTCtcagaaaagctgaaaaaaaaggAGCTACCCCTTGGAGTTCAATATCATGTTTTTGTTGATCCTGCTGGAGTTAAAATCG gaaatggagGATCCACACTTTGTGCCCTTCGATGTTTGGAAAAGATATATGGCAATAAATGGAATTCTTTTACCATCCTATTAATTCATTCTG gtGGTTACAGCCAACGCCTTCCAAATGCAAGTGCCCTGGGCAAAATTTTCACTGCATTACCTTTTGGTAACCCCATTTATCAGATGTTGGAATTAAAATTAGCCATGTACATTGATTTCCCCTCGCATATGAATCCTGGGATTCTGGTTACCTGTGCAGATGATATTGAACTTTATAGTATTGGAGAATGTGAGTTTATTAGATTTGACAAACCTGGCTTTACTGCTTTAGCTCATCCTTCTAGTTTGACTGTTGGAACCACACATGGAGTATTTGTCTTAGAACCTTTTGATAAATTAGAATATAGAGACCTTGAATACAGGTCTTGCCATCGTTTCCTTCATAAGCCCAGCATAGAAAAGATGCATCAATTTGATGCTGTATATAGACCGGGAAATATTTCTCAACAGGACTTTGCTAGGGGTGATACTCCCTCTCTTAAGTTAGACTCTGAGTATGTCTACACGGACAGCTTGTTTTATATGGATCATAAATCAGCAAAAAAGTTACTTGCTTTTTATGAGAAAATAGGCACATTGAACTGTGAAATAGATGCCTATGGAGACTTTCTGCAAGCTTTGGGATCTGGAGCAACTGTGGAGTATACCAGAAACACAGCAAATGTCACTAAAGAAGAAGCAGAGTTGATAGATATTAGGCAGAGAATATTTCATCTTCTTAAAGGAACCTCATTAAATGTTATTGTTCTTAATAACTCCAAATTTTATCACATCGGAACAACTGAAGAAtacttgtttcattttacttcagATAGCAGTTTGAAGTCAGAACTTGGCTTAGAGTCCATAGCTTTTAGCACCTTTTCTGCAATACCGGAAAGTTCTGGTAATACATCCTGTATCATTCAAAGTATACTGGATTCAAGATGTTCTGTGGCAACTGGCTCAGTTGTGGAGTATTCCAGATTGGGGCCTGATGTTTCAATTGGGGAAAACTGCATTATTAGTGGTTGTCATATCATAACAGCAGCTGTTCTGCCTGCATATTCTTTTGTGTGTTCCTTAAGCTTGAAGATGAATGGACACTTAAAGTATTCAACTATGGCATTTGGAGTGCAAGACAACttgaaaaagaatgttaaaacatTGTCAGATATAAAGTTACTTCAATTCTTTGGAGTCTGTTTCCTGTCATGCTTAGATATTTGGAATCTGAAAGTTACAGAGGAACTGTTCTCTGGAAACAAGACATGTTTGAGTTTGTGGAATGCTCGTATTTTCccagtttgttcttctttaagTGATTCAGTTACAGTATCCCTAAAAATGTTAAATGCTATACAGAAGAAATCAGCATTCAGCCTGAATAACTATAAACTGTTGTCCATTGAAGAAATGCTTGTCTACAAAGATGTAGAAGACATGATAACTTATAGGGAGCAAATTTTtctagaaattactttaaatacaaaaaagcaGTCTGATTTAGACACATCTTAA
- the FPGT gene encoding fucose-1-phosphate guanylyltransferase isoform X2, whose protein sequence is MAAALAPLGVTLREATQRKLRRFSELRGKPVTAGEFWDIVAITAADEKQELAYKQQLSEKLKKKELPLGVQYHVFVDPAGVKIGNGGSTLCALRCLEKIYGNKWNSFTILLIHSAPFLQYRKVLVIHPVSFKVYWIQDVLWQLAQLWSIPDWGLMFQLGKTALLVVVIS, encoded by the exons ATGGCTGCTGCGCTTGCACCCCTTGGCGTAACTCTGCGAGAAGCCACCCAGCGAAAATTAAGGAGGTTTTCAGAGCTGAGAG GCAAACCTGTGACAGCTGGAGAATTCTGGGACATTGTTGCAATAACAGCAGCTGATGAAAAACAGGAGCTTGCTTATAAGCAACAGCTCtcagaaaagctgaaaaaaaaggAGCTACCCCTTGGAGTTCAATATCATGTTTTTGTTGATCCTGCTGGAGTTAAAATCG gaaatggagGATCCACACTTTGTGCCCTTCGATGTTTGGAAAAGATATATGGCAATAAATGGAATTCTTTTACCATCCTATTAATTCATTCTG CACCTTTTCTGCAATACCGGAAAGTTCTGGTAATACATCCTGTATCATTCAAAGTATACTGGATTCAAGATGTTCTGTGGCAACTGGCTCAGTTGTGGAGTATTCCAGATTGGGGCCTGATGTTTCAATTGGGGAAAACTGCATTATTAGTGGTTGTCATATCATAA